One genomic region from Macaca mulatta isolate MMU2019108-1 chromosome 20, T2T-MMU8v2.0, whole genome shotgun sequence encodes:
- the FHOD1 gene encoding FH1/FH2 domain-containing protein 1 isoform X15 has translation MLFVDGMLGVVAHSETIQWLYTLCASLSRLVVKTALKLLLVFVEYSENNAPLFICAVNSVASATGAPPWANLVSILEEKNGTDPELLVYTVTLINKTLAALPDQDSFYDVTDALEQQGMEALVQRHLGTAGTDVDLRTQLVLYENALKLEDGDIEEAPGGGGRRERRKPSSEEGKRSRRSLEGGGCPARALEPGPTGPASPVGPTSFTSPAPLTGPTSSPVGPPSSLRASVNLFPTISVAPSADTSSERSIYKLHQTAPAWAPESPPVPQSPPGQASLEARFLENVAAAETEKQVALAQGRAETLAEAMPSEADGHPDARQLWDSPETAPAPRTPQSPAPCVLLRAQRSLEPEPKEPLMPASPKAEPIWELPTRAPNLSIGDLDFSDLGEEEDQDMLNVESVEAGKEVPAPAPPLPLLSGVPPPPPPPPPPPIKGPFPPPPPLPLAAPLPHSLPDSSALPTKRKTVKLFWRELKLGGGHGVSASRFGPCATLWASLEPVSVDTARLEHLFESRAKEVLPSKKAGEGRRTMTTVLDPKRSNAINIGLTTLPPVHVIKAALLNFDEFAVSKDGIEKLLTMMPTEEEQQKIEEAQLANPDIPLGPAENFLITLASIGGLAARLQLWAFKLDYDSMEREIAEPLFDLKVGMEQLVQNATFRCILATLLAVGNFLNGSQSSGFELSYLEKVSEVKDTVRRQSLLHHLCSLVLQTRPESSDLYSEIPALTRCAKVDFEQLTENLGQLECRSWAAEESLRSLAKHELAPALRARLTHFLAQRARRVALLRIVHRRVCNRFHAFLLYLGYTPQAAREVRITQFCHTLREFALEYRTCRERVLQQQQKRATYRERNKTRGRMITETEKFSGVAGEAPNNPSVPVAVSSGPGRGDADSHASMKSLLTSRPEDTTHNRRSRGMVQSSSPVMPTVGPSTVPPEEPPGSSLPSDTSDEIMDLLVQSVTKSSPRALAARERKRSRGNRKSLRRTLKSGLGDDLVQALGLSKGPGLEV, from the exons ATGCTCTTTGTGGATGGAATGCTGGGGGTGGTGGCCCACAGTGAGACTATTCAGTGGCTGTACACATTGTGTGCCAGCCTG TCCCGCTTGGTGGTGAAGACAGCCCTGAAGCTGCTGTTGGTGTTTGTAGAATACTCCGAAAACAACGCACCGCTGTTCATCTGTGCAGTGAACTCTGTGGCCAGCGCCACCG GCGCTCCTCCCTGGGCCAATCTGGTATCCATCCTGGAGGAGAAGAATGGCACTGACCCTGAGTTGTTGGTGTACACGGTCACCCTCATCAACAAG ACGCTGGCGGCGCTCCCGGACCAGGACTCCTTCTACGATGTGACAGATGCACTGGAGCAGCAGGGCATGGAAGCGCTGGTCCAGCGCCACCTGGGCACTGCAGGCACTGACGTCGACCTGCGCACGCAACTTGTGCTCTACGAG AACGCCCTGAAATTGGAGGATGGAGACATCGAAGAAGCCCCAGGCGGCGGTGGGCGGCGGGAACGACGAAAGCCTTCTTCTGAGGAGGGCAAGAGGAGCCGCCGTTCGCTGGAAGGCGGGGGCTGCCCCGCGCGTGCCCTGGAACCTGG CCCCACAGGCCCCGCCTCACCGGTAGGCCCCACCTCTTTCACCAGCCCCGCCCCGCtgacaggccccacctccagccctgtGGGCCCTCCCTCCAGCCTCCGAGCTTCAGTGAACCTTTTTCCTACCATCTCTGTGGCACCCTCAGCTGACACCTCCAGCGAGAGGAGCATCTACAA aCTTCACCAAACTGCTCCCGCTTG GGCCCCTGAGAGCCCACCTGTCCCCCAATCCCCTCCTGGGCAGGCCAGTTTGGA AGCCCGGTTCCTGGAGAATGTGGCAGCAGCAGAAACAGAGAAGCAGGTTGCGCTGGCCCAGGGCCGGGCAGAGACATTGGCCGAGGCCATGCCCAGTGAGGCAGATGGACACCCAG ATGCCCGGCAACTCTGGGACTCCCCAGAGACAGCACCTGCACCCAGAACACCCCAGAGCCCTGCCCCCTGTGTCCTGCTCCGGGCCCAGCGAAGCCTTGAGCCAGAGCCCAAGGAGCCACTGATGCCAGCAAGCCCCAAGGCTGAGCCCATCTGGGAGCTCCCTACTCGTGCACCCAACCTCTCTATTGGGGACCTGGACTTTTCAGATCTAGGGGAGGAGGAAGACCAGGACATGCTGAATGTAGAGTCTGTGGAGGCTGGGAAAGAGGTCCCAGCTCCCGCACCCCCACTGCCCCTACTCTCGGGAGTCCCTCcacctcccccacctccacctcccccacCCATCAAAGGCCCgttcccaccacctccacctctacCTCTGGCTGCCCCTCTTCCCCATTCATTGCCTGACAGCTCAGCCCTCCCCACCAAGAGGAAGACGGTAAAACTTTTCTGGCGTGAGCTAAAGCTGGGTGGGGGCCATGGAGTCTCTGCAAGCCGCTTTGGGCCCTGCGCCACCCTCTGGGCTTCACTGGAGCCTGTCTCAGTGGACACAGCCCGGCTGGAACACCTCTTTGAGTCTCGTGCCAAAGAGGTGCTGCCCTCCAAG AAAGCTGGTGAGGGCCGCCGGACAATGACCACAGTACTGGACCCCAAACGCAGCAATGCCATCAACATCGGCCTAACCACACTGCCACCTGTGCATGTCATTAAGGCTGCCCTGCTCAACTTTGATGAGTTTGCTGTCAGCAAGGATGGCATAGAG AAGCTACTGACCATGATGCCCACGGAGGAAGAGCAGCAGAAGATTGAGGAAGCCCAGCTGGCCAACCCTGACATACCCCTGGGCCCAGCCGAGAACTTCCTGATAACTCTTGCCTCCATTGGCGGCCTCGCTGCTCGTCTACAACTCTGGGCCTTCAAGCTGGACTATGACAGCATGGAACGG GAAATTGCTGAGCCACTGTTTGACCTGAAAGTGGGTATGGAACAGCTGGTACAGAATGCCACCTTCCGCTGCATCCTGGCTACCCTCCTAGCTGTGGGCAACTTCCTCAATGGATCCCAG AGCAGCGGCTTTGAGCTGAGCTACCTGGAGAAGGTGTCAGAGGTGAAAGACACGGTGCGCCGACAGTCACTGCTACACCATCTCTGCTCCCTAGTGCTCCAGACTCGGCCTGAGTCCTCCGACCTCTATTCAGAAATCCCTGCCCTGACCCGCTGTGCCAAG GTGGACTTTGAACAGCTGACTGAGAACCTGGGGCAGCTGGAGTGCCGGAGCTGGGCAGCTGAGGAGAGCCTGCGGAGCTTGGCCAAGCATGAGCTCGCCCCAGCCCTGCGTGCCCGCCTCACCCACTTCCTGGCCCAGCGTGCCCGCCGTGTTGCCTTGCTGAGGATAGTGCACCGCCGTGTCTGCAATAG GTTCCATGCCTTCCTGCTTTACCTGGGCTACACCCCGCAGGCGGCCCGTGAAGTTCGCATCACGCAGTTCTGCCACACGCTGCGGGAATTTGCGCTTGAGTATCGGACTTGCCGGGAACGAGTActacagcagcagcagaagcgGGCCACATACCGTGAGCGTAACAAGACCCGGGGACGCATGATCACTGAG aCAGAGAAGTTCTCAggtgtggctggggaagcccccAACAACCCCTCTGTCCCAGTAGCAGTGAGCAGTGGGCCAGGCCGGGGAGATGCTGACAGTCATGCTAGTATGAAGAGTCTGCTGACCAGCAGGCCTGAGGACACCACACACAATCGCCGCAGCAGAG GCATGGTCCAGAGCAGCTCCCCAGTCATGCCCACAGTGGGGCCCTCCACTGTACCCCCAGAAGAACCCCCAGGCTCCAGTTTACCCAGTGATACATCAGATGAGATCATGGACCTTCTGGTGCAGTCAGTGACCAAGAGCAGTCCTCGTGCCTTAGCTGCTAGGGAACGCAAGCGTTCCCGCGGCAACCGCAAGTCTT TGAGACGGACGTTAAAGAGTGGGCTCGGAGATGACCTGGTGCAGGCACTGGGACTAAGCAAGGGTCCTGGCCTGGAGGTGTGA
- the FHOD1 gene encoding FH1/FH2 domain-containing protein 1 isoform X12: MKRSEKLYGSSGPELRRSLFSLKQIFQEDKDLVPEFVHSEGLSCLIRVGAAADHNYQSYILRALGQLMLFVDGMLGVVAHSETIQWLYTLCASLSRLVVKTALKLLLVFVEYSENNAPLFICAVNSVASATGAPPWANLVSILEEKNGTDPELLVYTVTLINKTLAALPDQDSFYDVTDALEQQGMEALVQRHLGTAGTDVDLRTQLVLYENALKLEDGDIEEAPGGGGRRERRKPSSEEGKRSRRSLEGGGCPARALEPGPTGPASPVGPTSFTSPAPLTGPTSSPVGPPSSLRASVNLFPTISVAPSADTSSERSIYKAPESPPVPQSPPGQASLEARFLENVAAAETEKQVALAQGRAETLAEAMPSEADGHPDARQLWDSPETAPAPRTPQSPAPCVLLRAQRSLEPEPKEPLMPASPKAEPIWELPTRAPNLSIGDLDFSDLGEEEDQDMLNVESVEAGKEVPAPAPPLPLLSGVPPPPPPPPPPPIKGPFPPPPPLPLAAPLPHSLPDSSALPTKRKTVKLFWRELKLGGGHGVSASRFGPCATLWASLEPVSVDTARLEHLFESRAKEVLPSKKAGEGRRTMTTVLDPKRSNAINIGLTTLPPVHVIKAALLNFDEFAVSKDGIEKLLTMMPTEEEQQKIEEAQLANPDIPLGPAENFLITLASIGGLAARLQLWAFKLDYDSMEREIAEPLFDLKVGMEQLVQNATFRCILATLLAVGNFLNGSQSSGFELSYLEKVSEVKDTVRRQSLLHHLCSLVLQTRPESSDLYSEIPALTRCAKVDFEQLTENLGQLECRSWAAEESLRSLAKHELAPALRARLTHFLAQRARRVALLRIVHRRVCNRFHAFLLYLGYTPQAAREVRITQFCHTLREFALEYRTCRERVLQQQQKRATYRERNKTRGRMITETEKFSGVAGEAPNNPSVPVAVSSGPGRGDADSHASMKSLLTSRPEDTTHNRRSRGMVQSSSPVMPTVGPSTVPPEEPPGSSLPSDTSDEIMDLLVQSVTKSSPRALAARERKRSRGNRKSLRRTLKSGLGDDLVQALGLSKGPGLEV; the protein is encoded by the exons ATGAAGAGATCAG AAAAGCTGTATGGCTCCAGTGGCCCTGAGCTCCGCCGCTCCCTCTTCTCATTGAAGCAGATCTTCCAG GAGGACAAAGATCTCGTGCCTGAATTCGTGCATTCGGAGGGGCTGAGCTGCCTGATCCGTGTGGGTGCTGCTGCCGACCACAACTACCAGAGCTACATCCTTAGAG CGCTCGGCCAGCTGATGCTCTTTGTGGATGGAATGCTGGGGGTGGTGGCCCACAGTGAGACTATTCAGTGGCTGTACACATTGTGTGCCAGCCTG TCCCGCTTGGTGGTGAAGACAGCCCTGAAGCTGCTGTTGGTGTTTGTAGAATACTCCGAAAACAACGCACCGCTGTTCATCTGTGCAGTGAACTCTGTGGCCAGCGCCACCG GCGCTCCTCCCTGGGCCAATCTGGTATCCATCCTGGAGGAGAAGAATGGCACTGACCCTGAGTTGTTGGTGTACACGGTCACCCTCATCAACAAG ACGCTGGCGGCGCTCCCGGACCAGGACTCCTTCTACGATGTGACAGATGCACTGGAGCAGCAGGGCATGGAAGCGCTGGTCCAGCGCCACCTGGGCACTGCAGGCACTGACGTCGACCTGCGCACGCAACTTGTGCTCTACGAG AACGCCCTGAAATTGGAGGATGGAGACATCGAAGAAGCCCCAGGCGGCGGTGGGCGGCGGGAACGACGAAAGCCTTCTTCTGAGGAGGGCAAGAGGAGCCGCCGTTCGCTGGAAGGCGGGGGCTGCCCCGCGCGTGCCCTGGAACCTGG CCCCACAGGCCCCGCCTCACCGGTAGGCCCCACCTCTTTCACCAGCCCCGCCCCGCtgacaggccccacctccagccctgtGGGCCCTCCCTCCAGCCTCCGAGCTTCAGTGAACCTTTTTCCTACCATCTCTGTGGCACCCTCAGCTGACACCTCCAGCGAGAGGAGCATCTACAA GGCCCCTGAGAGCCCACCTGTCCCCCAATCCCCTCCTGGGCAGGCCAGTTTGGA AGCCCGGTTCCTGGAGAATGTGGCAGCAGCAGAAACAGAGAAGCAGGTTGCGCTGGCCCAGGGCCGGGCAGAGACATTGGCCGAGGCCATGCCCAGTGAGGCAGATGGACACCCAG ATGCCCGGCAACTCTGGGACTCCCCAGAGACAGCACCTGCACCCAGAACACCCCAGAGCCCTGCCCCCTGTGTCCTGCTCCGGGCCCAGCGAAGCCTTGAGCCAGAGCCCAAGGAGCCACTGATGCCAGCAAGCCCCAAGGCTGAGCCCATCTGGGAGCTCCCTACTCGTGCACCCAACCTCTCTATTGGGGACCTGGACTTTTCAGATCTAGGGGAGGAGGAAGACCAGGACATGCTGAATGTAGAGTCTGTGGAGGCTGGGAAAGAGGTCCCAGCTCCCGCACCCCCACTGCCCCTACTCTCGGGAGTCCCTCcacctcccccacctccacctcccccacCCATCAAAGGCCCgttcccaccacctccacctctacCTCTGGCTGCCCCTCTTCCCCATTCATTGCCTGACAGCTCAGCCCTCCCCACCAAGAGGAAGACGGTAAAACTTTTCTGGCGTGAGCTAAAGCTGGGTGGGGGCCATGGAGTCTCTGCAAGCCGCTTTGGGCCCTGCGCCACCCTCTGGGCTTCACTGGAGCCTGTCTCAGTGGACACAGCCCGGCTGGAACACCTCTTTGAGTCTCGTGCCAAAGAGGTGCTGCCCTCCAAG AAAGCTGGTGAGGGCCGCCGGACAATGACCACAGTACTGGACCCCAAACGCAGCAATGCCATCAACATCGGCCTAACCACACTGCCACCTGTGCATGTCATTAAGGCTGCCCTGCTCAACTTTGATGAGTTTGCTGTCAGCAAGGATGGCATAGAG AAGCTACTGACCATGATGCCCACGGAGGAAGAGCAGCAGAAGATTGAGGAAGCCCAGCTGGCCAACCCTGACATACCCCTGGGCCCAGCCGAGAACTTCCTGATAACTCTTGCCTCCATTGGCGGCCTCGCTGCTCGTCTACAACTCTGGGCCTTCAAGCTGGACTATGACAGCATGGAACGG GAAATTGCTGAGCCACTGTTTGACCTGAAAGTGGGTATGGAACAGCTGGTACAGAATGCCACCTTCCGCTGCATCCTGGCTACCCTCCTAGCTGTGGGCAACTTCCTCAATGGATCCCAG AGCAGCGGCTTTGAGCTGAGCTACCTGGAGAAGGTGTCAGAGGTGAAAGACACGGTGCGCCGACAGTCACTGCTACACCATCTCTGCTCCCTAGTGCTCCAGACTCGGCCTGAGTCCTCCGACCTCTATTCAGAAATCCCTGCCCTGACCCGCTGTGCCAAG GTGGACTTTGAACAGCTGACTGAGAACCTGGGGCAGCTGGAGTGCCGGAGCTGGGCAGCTGAGGAGAGCCTGCGGAGCTTGGCCAAGCATGAGCTCGCCCCAGCCCTGCGTGCCCGCCTCACCCACTTCCTGGCCCAGCGTGCCCGCCGTGTTGCCTTGCTGAGGATAGTGCACCGCCGTGTCTGCAATAG GTTCCATGCCTTCCTGCTTTACCTGGGCTACACCCCGCAGGCGGCCCGTGAAGTTCGCATCACGCAGTTCTGCCACACGCTGCGGGAATTTGCGCTTGAGTATCGGACTTGCCGGGAACGAGTActacagcagcagcagaagcgGGCCACATACCGTGAGCGTAACAAGACCCGGGGACGCATGATCACTGAG aCAGAGAAGTTCTCAggtgtggctggggaagcccccAACAACCCCTCTGTCCCAGTAGCAGTGAGCAGTGGGCCAGGCCGGGGAGATGCTGACAGTCATGCTAGTATGAAGAGTCTGCTGACCAGCAGGCCTGAGGACACCACACACAATCGCCGCAGCAGAG GCATGGTCCAGAGCAGCTCCCCAGTCATGCCCACAGTGGGGCCCTCCACTGTACCCCCAGAAGAACCCCCAGGCTCCAGTTTACCCAGTGATACATCAGATGAGATCATGGACCTTCTGGTGCAGTCAGTGACCAAGAGCAGTCCTCGTGCCTTAGCTGCTAGGGAACGCAAGCGTTCCCGCGGCAACCGCAAGTCTT TGAGACGGACGTTAAAGAGTGGGCTCGGAGATGACCTGGTGCAGGCACTGGGACTAAGCAAGGGTCCTGGCCTGGAGGTGTGA
- the FHOD1 gene encoding FH1/FH2 domain-containing protein 1 isoform X2: MAGGEDRGDEEPVSVVTVRVQYLEDTDPFACANFPEPRRAPTCSLDGALPLGAQIPALHRLLGAPLKLEDCALQVSPSGYYLDPELSLEEQREMLEGFYEEISKGRKPTLILRTQLSVRVNAILEKLYGSSGPELRRSLFSLKQIFQEDKDLVPEFVHSEGLSCLIRVGAAADHNYQSYILRALGQLMLFVDGMLGVVAHSETIQWLYTLCASLSRLVVKTALKLLLVFVEYSENNAPLFICAVNSVASATGAPPWANLVSILEEKNGTDPELLVYTVTLINKTLAALPDQDSFYDVTDALEQQGMEALVQRHLGTAGTDVDLRTQLVLYENALKLEDGDIEEAPGGGGRRERRKPSSEEGKRSRRSLEGGGCPARALEPGPTGPASPVGPTSFTSPAPLTGPTSSPVGPPSSLRASVNLFPTISVAPSADTSSERSIYKAPESPPVPQSPPGQASLEARFLENVAAAETEKQVALAQGRAETLAEAMPSEADGHPDARQLWDSPETAPAPRTPQSPAPCVLLRAQRSLEPEPKEPLMPASPKAEPIWELPTRAPNLSIGDLDFSDLGEEEDQDMLNVESVEAGKEVPAPAPPLPLLSGVPPPPPPPPPPPIKGPFPPPPPLPLAAPLPHSLPDSSALPTKRKTVKLFWRELKLGGGHGVSASRFGPCATLWASLEPVSVDTARLEHLFESRAKEVLPSKKAGEGRRTMTTVLDPKRSNAINIGLTTLPPVHVIKAALLNFDEFAVSKDGIEKLLTMMPTEEEQQKIEEAQLANPDIPLGPAENFLITLASIGGLAARLQLWAFKLDYDSMEREIAEPLFDLKVGMEQLVQNATFRCILATLLAVGNFLNGSQSSGFELSYLEKVSEVKDTVRRQSLLHHLCSLVLQTRPESSDLYSEIPALTRCAKVDFEQLTENLGQLECRSWAAEESLRSLAKHELAPALRARLTHFLAQRARRVALLRIVHRRVCNRFHAFLLYLGYTPQAAREVRITQFCHTLREFALEYRTCRERVLQQQQKRATYRERNKTRGRMITETEKFSGVAGEAPNNPSVPVAVSSGPGRGDADSHASMKSLLTSRPEDTTHNRRSRGMVQSSSPVMPTVGPSTVPPEEPPGSSLPSDTSDEIMDLLVQSVTKSSPRALAARERKRSRGNRKSLRRTLKSGLGDDLVQALGLSKGPGLEV; the protein is encoded by the exons ATGGCGGGCGGGGAAGATCGCGGGGACGAGGAGCCGGTATCAGTGGTGACCGTGAGGGTGCAGTACCTGGAAGACACCGACCCCTTCGCGTGTGCCAACTTCCCGGAGCCGCGCCGGGCCCCCACCTGCAGCCTGGACGGGGCGCTGCCCTTGGGCGCGCAGATACCCGCGCTGCACCGCCTGCTGGGAGCGCCGCTCAAG TTGGAGGATTGTGCTCTGCAAGTGTCTCCCTCTGGATACTACCTGGACCCTGAGCTGTCCTTGGAAGAGCAGCGGGAGATGCTGGAGGGCTTCTATGAAGAGATCAG CAAAGGGCGGAAGCCCACACTGATCCTTCGGACCCAGCTCTCTGTGAGGGTCAACGCTATCTTGG AAAAGCTGTATGGCTCCAGTGGCCCTGAGCTCCGCCGCTCCCTCTTCTCATTGAAGCAGATCTTCCAG GAGGACAAAGATCTCGTGCCTGAATTCGTGCATTCGGAGGGGCTGAGCTGCCTGATCCGTGTGGGTGCTGCTGCCGACCACAACTACCAGAGCTACATCCTTAGAG CGCTCGGCCAGCTGATGCTCTTTGTGGATGGAATGCTGGGGGTGGTGGCCCACAGTGAGACTATTCAGTGGCTGTACACATTGTGTGCCAGCCTG TCCCGCTTGGTGGTGAAGACAGCCCTGAAGCTGCTGTTGGTGTTTGTAGAATACTCCGAAAACAACGCACCGCTGTTCATCTGTGCAGTGAACTCTGTGGCCAGCGCCACCG GCGCTCCTCCCTGGGCCAATCTGGTATCCATCCTGGAGGAGAAGAATGGCACTGACCCTGAGTTGTTGGTGTACACGGTCACCCTCATCAACAAG ACGCTGGCGGCGCTCCCGGACCAGGACTCCTTCTACGATGTGACAGATGCACTGGAGCAGCAGGGCATGGAAGCGCTGGTCCAGCGCCACCTGGGCACTGCAGGCACTGACGTCGACCTGCGCACGCAACTTGTGCTCTACGAG AACGCCCTGAAATTGGAGGATGGAGACATCGAAGAAGCCCCAGGCGGCGGTGGGCGGCGGGAACGACGAAAGCCTTCTTCTGAGGAGGGCAAGAGGAGCCGCCGTTCGCTGGAAGGCGGGGGCTGCCCCGCGCGTGCCCTGGAACCTGG CCCCACAGGCCCCGCCTCACCGGTAGGCCCCACCTCTTTCACCAGCCCCGCCCCGCtgacaggccccacctccagccctgtGGGCCCTCCCTCCAGCCTCCGAGCTTCAGTGAACCTTTTTCCTACCATCTCTGTGGCACCCTCAGCTGACACCTCCAGCGAGAGGAGCATCTACAA GGCCCCTGAGAGCCCACCTGTCCCCCAATCCCCTCCTGGGCAGGCCAGTTTGGA AGCCCGGTTCCTGGAGAATGTGGCAGCAGCAGAAACAGAGAAGCAGGTTGCGCTGGCCCAGGGCCGGGCAGAGACATTGGCCGAGGCCATGCCCAGTGAGGCAGATGGACACCCAG ATGCCCGGCAACTCTGGGACTCCCCAGAGACAGCACCTGCACCCAGAACACCCCAGAGCCCTGCCCCCTGTGTCCTGCTCCGGGCCCAGCGAAGCCTTGAGCCAGAGCCCAAGGAGCCACTGATGCCAGCAAGCCCCAAGGCTGAGCCCATCTGGGAGCTCCCTACTCGTGCACCCAACCTCTCTATTGGGGACCTGGACTTTTCAGATCTAGGGGAGGAGGAAGACCAGGACATGCTGAATGTAGAGTCTGTGGAGGCTGGGAAAGAGGTCCCAGCTCCCGCACCCCCACTGCCCCTACTCTCGGGAGTCCCTCcacctcccccacctccacctcccccacCCATCAAAGGCCCgttcccaccacctccacctctacCTCTGGCTGCCCCTCTTCCCCATTCATTGCCTGACAGCTCAGCCCTCCCCACCAAGAGGAAGACGGTAAAACTTTTCTGGCGTGAGCTAAAGCTGGGTGGGGGCCATGGAGTCTCTGCAAGCCGCTTTGGGCCCTGCGCCACCCTCTGGGCTTCACTGGAGCCTGTCTCAGTGGACACAGCCCGGCTGGAACACCTCTTTGAGTCTCGTGCCAAAGAGGTGCTGCCCTCCAAG AAAGCTGGTGAGGGCCGCCGGACAATGACCACAGTACTGGACCCCAAACGCAGCAATGCCATCAACATCGGCCTAACCACACTGCCACCTGTGCATGTCATTAAGGCTGCCCTGCTCAACTTTGATGAGTTTGCTGTCAGCAAGGATGGCATAGAG AAGCTACTGACCATGATGCCCACGGAGGAAGAGCAGCAGAAGATTGAGGAAGCCCAGCTGGCCAACCCTGACATACCCCTGGGCCCAGCCGAGAACTTCCTGATAACTCTTGCCTCCATTGGCGGCCTCGCTGCTCGTCTACAACTCTGGGCCTTCAAGCTGGACTATGACAGCATGGAACGG GAAATTGCTGAGCCACTGTTTGACCTGAAAGTGGGTATGGAACAGCTGGTACAGAATGCCACCTTCCGCTGCATCCTGGCTACCCTCCTAGCTGTGGGCAACTTCCTCAATGGATCCCAG AGCAGCGGCTTTGAGCTGAGCTACCTGGAGAAGGTGTCAGAGGTGAAAGACACGGTGCGCCGACAGTCACTGCTACACCATCTCTGCTCCCTAGTGCTCCAGACTCGGCCTGAGTCCTCCGACCTCTATTCAGAAATCCCTGCCCTGACCCGCTGTGCCAAG GTGGACTTTGAACAGCTGACTGAGAACCTGGGGCAGCTGGAGTGCCGGAGCTGGGCAGCTGAGGAGAGCCTGCGGAGCTTGGCCAAGCATGAGCTCGCCCCAGCCCTGCGTGCCCGCCTCACCCACTTCCTGGCCCAGCGTGCCCGCCGTGTTGCCTTGCTGAGGATAGTGCACCGCCGTGTCTGCAATAG GTTCCATGCCTTCCTGCTTTACCTGGGCTACACCCCGCAGGCGGCCCGTGAAGTTCGCATCACGCAGTTCTGCCACACGCTGCGGGAATTTGCGCTTGAGTATCGGACTTGCCGGGAACGAGTActacagcagcagcagaagcgGGCCACATACCGTGAGCGTAACAAGACCCGGGGACGCATGATCACTGAG aCAGAGAAGTTCTCAggtgtggctggggaagcccccAACAACCCCTCTGTCCCAGTAGCAGTGAGCAGTGGGCCAGGCCGGGGAGATGCTGACAGTCATGCTAGTATGAAGAGTCTGCTGACCAGCAGGCCTGAGGACACCACACACAATCGCCGCAGCAGAG GCATGGTCCAGAGCAGCTCCCCAGTCATGCCCACAGTGGGGCCCTCCACTGTACCCCCAGAAGAACCCCCAGGCTCCAGTTTACCCAGTGATACATCAGATGAGATCATGGACCTTCTGGTGCAGTCAGTGACCAAGAGCAGTCCTCGTGCCTTAGCTGCTAGGGAACGCAAGCGTTCCCGCGGCAACCGCAAGTCTT TGAGACGGACGTTAAAGAGTGGGCTCGGAGATGACCTGGTGCAGGCACTGGGACTAAGCAAGGGTCCTGGCCTGGAGGTGTGA